From Triticum urartu cultivar G1812 chromosome 2, Tu2.1, whole genome shotgun sequence, a single genomic window includes:
- the LOC125534648 gene encoding uncharacterized protein LOC125534648, whose product MRRDRAKAAIAVAADLPPDMLANIQARLSPLDRLAFAAAFPASRGAFRPEAPWLVLPCGDDPETAMLFSLSDRIATTLRAPEPALRGHVVLGSSSSGAWLVTADDRARIRLVNPVTGEQRALPAITTIPGLLEKWGGFSFMMLQPKDFLRGPPYHVGGDCPPQGTFTMGAELMRRFFYRKVVLSDCDSPSPGPAAAMLITGPRFGVPAFATAEGGGWRLAPSRDGVEDAVHYNGKFHSITYTGTVQAWEQDGNAGGVFMSVVIAPRLPDAEGDSSVCHRKYLVASPGGRLMVVLKESKEETTDKYSRPRRTCSFKVQVLDGEQWRETDDIGDAALFVGVNSSLCMSTREHPELRVGCIYYTENDQGPCKDDEDNGAGVFSLKEGRAEKVEGLGRHRSWPPLAWFIPSIP is encoded by the coding sequence ATGCGGCGAGATCGAGCAAAGGCGGccatcgccgtcgccgccgacctCCCGCCGGACATGCTGGCCAACATCCAAGCCCGTCTGAGCCCCCTCGACCGCCTCGCCTTCGCCGCCGCCTTCCCGGCCTCGCGCGGCGCGTTCAGGCCAGAGGCGCCGTGGCTCGTCCTGCCCTGCGGCGACGACCCGGAGACCGCGATGCTCTTCTCGCTCTCCGATCGCATTGCCACCACCCTACGCGCCCCGGAGCCCGCGTTACGCGGCCACGTCGTcctaggctcctcctcctccggcgccTGGCTCGTCACCGCCGACGACCGGGCCCGGATCCGCCTCGTCAACCCGGTCACCGGAGAGCAGCGTGCGCTCCCGGCCATCACCACCATCCCGGGCCTCCTGGAGAAGTGGGGCGGCTTCAGCTTCATGATGCTCCAGCCGAAAGACTTCCTCAGGGGTCCCCCGTACCACGTCGGCGGCGACTGCCCGCCGCAGGGTACGTTCACGATGGGTGCCGAGCTGATGCGTCGCTTCTTCTATCGCAAGGTCGTCCTCTCCGACTGCGACTCGCCGTCGCcgggccccgccgccgccatgcTGATCACGGGACCGCGATTCGGCGTCCCGGCCTTCGCCACGGCGGAGGGCGGTGGGTGGAGGCTGGCTCCCTCGCGTGATGGTGTGGAGGACGCTGTCCACTACAACGGCAAGTTCCACTCCATCACCTACACCGGCACCGTGCAGGCGTGGGAGCAGGATGGCAATGCCGGCGGCGTGTTCATGAGCGTGGTGATCGCGCCAAGGCTGCCCGATGCGGAAGGAGATTCGTCGGTCTGCCACCGCAAGTACCTTGTGGCGTCGCCGGGCGGCCGGCTGATGGTGGTGCTCAAGGAGTCCAAGGAGGAGACCACGGATAAGTACTCCCGCCCTCGGAGGACGTGCTCCTTCAAGGTGCAGGTCCTTGACGGCGAACAGTGGAGGGAAACGGACGATATCGGGGATGCCGCACTGTTCGTGGGGGTGAACAGTTCGCTGTGCATGTCGACGAGGGAGCACCCGGAGCTCAGGGTCGGCTGCATCTACTACACAGAGAACGATCAGGGACCGTGCAAGGACGATGAAGACAACGGAGCCGGGGTGTTCAGCCTCAAGGAGGGCAGGGCGGAGAAGGTCGAGGGCCTCGGGCGGCACAGGAGCTGGCCGCCTCTGGCATGGTTCATCCCTTCAATCCCATGA
- the LOC125540502 gene encoding 30S ribosomal protein S17, chloroplastic, with protein sequence MLLGSSFASPFTQLHLSPSPNAGAGARPAAGLALRIEAAKQLTGRVVTTKANKTVGVEVARLKQHPKYHRREKIKKKYQAHDPDNQFKVGDFVELVRSRPISKTKHFLAVPVPPRDTRRKAQLLPPLESQSADDSAAAAAEETAA encoded by the coding sequence ATGCTGCTGGGCTCCTCCTTCGCGTCGCCGTTCACCCAGCTCCACCTCTCGCCGAGCCCCAATGCGGGGGCGGGGGCGCggccggcggcggggctggcgctGAGGATCGAGGCGGCGAAGCAGCTGACGGGGCGGGTGGTGACGACCAAGGCGAACAAGACGGTGGGGGTGGAGGTGGCGCGGCTGAAGCAGCACCCCAAGTACCACCGCCGGGAGAAGATCAAGAAGAAGTACCAGGCGCACGACCCCGACAACCAGTTCAAGGTCGGCGACTTCGTGGAGCTCGTCCGCTCCCGCCCCATCTCCAAGACCAAGCACTTCCTCGCCGTCCCCGTCCCGCCCCGCGACACCCGCCGCAAGGCCCAGCTGCTGCCCCCGCTCGAGTCCCAGTCCGCCGacgactccgccgccgccgccgccgaggagACCGCCGCCTAG